The following are encoded together in the Thalassomonas haliotis genome:
- a CDS encoding non-ribosomal peptide synthetase, translating into MIGSLFDNIKKFTHKIAVWDAGEAYSYQRLDRLSDCLATRMQSTFTTQEAKRPAILPVYGERSVEYIIAVLACWKLGIAVAPIAVNTPAKRLQYILEDLQSTNLLACCDLSQPMSGINIISWNIAQLDRQESIETFQASPDLAYVIYTSGTTGQPKGCVIGFDSITPVIDEYIRYCDISTASKMTFTANIAFDAAMIEILPALTAGASLFIIDQPTLLNVNSLANFYAEHKITFSWLPTPITEVLMKDESVNLPLSLKTILTAGQRLTVRPPAHWHTKIENAYGPTETTIIATSSTVSPYGDGLPDIGKPLPGMECFILDDKLEPVKNGEAGQLYIGGIGVSRGYFNRDVLTKEKFISYSHANGKTCKLYASGDICRINQAGNFEYIERQDKQIKLNGFRIELGEIIYHLLTLPKVNQAYVCCREFSGKDYLIGYVVPQQGEQTDSKELKAALAQQVPEYMIPTQIIEVDTFELTNNGKIDETRLPQPDFSGTSALSSQQDVCLTVEEENFLAIFQKHIGAHIGWHSDFFAAGGNSIAAVSISAQVYRKLSLVLPFAVIEQLRQPALIWPSLKQSSFQGTIIKPAPTSNADYAYAPLSSSQRSIWFLASLNPEDRAYHAKARVKLTGEIDANAIQFALQQIVNRHSIFRTSFIRGEGDGLQRIHRQLDVVLQQFDFSHLPEQETEQALEQLLQVDLNQVFKLDELPLVRWALVKTTQDESVLIHIEHHLVHDGWSYNIFLKDFISSYRAYLGMAEADKHLPAQYADYCTTQQAWLSSTEAKQQQAYWQQQLDGAPAKINLPRHVTEHNDPRAGQTIRMPLPRKKWQQIEALAEQRGETIFSVVLSVFNLMLARYSGDRDICVGSAFSNRNWINADEIIGMMINTVVLRTRLSQELTLNELLQGCFSTVSEAQKNQSLPFEYLVNSLNIEREAGINPLFQVFLGFHDSPMPDLDLPGIETAKVMEAIDSKAAKFDLSLIVIPRDEQEGDDNPVHMLWEFKTSVYSPWLIEQMMAEFYLLMDQVLTSQSGSINSLTGQSQVLKGVITPVSEQTIFSRFQHRAKQDPNAVAIEFDGTRLSYQALLEKVETKIQVLLQHGIHGGETKVGICLPRGTDMLVWFLACQAAGAAYIPLDPGYPKDRIDYIIKHSQLNALIGEGNCDFDCLNIHAQAEAVGAKLALPRVNLSDPMYIIYTSGSTGLPKGVVISHHAFANFIDAMSEQFPLQAHSRWLALTSCSFDISTLELFLPLISGATIIMARDRDSRDPKALAALMQEHKVSHCQATPTTWRSLVESGWQGDDQLTILCGGEPLDIPLAQSLQNLGAALFNMYGPTETTVWSMIKQIKQQPVKGITLGLPINNTRIHLLDKQGRAVPPGAIGQLWISGDGLALGYLHNDQLTRERFVTDKAGLSPRYYTGDLASLNSHGELVFHGRDDNQVKLRGYRIELGEIEQVIRQLPTVKDVVVVVQKVADIEQLIAFVVAGKEQQESIQAHCQQHLPLYMLPNHMLLLDKLPQTPNGKVDRNALPDIKGQNPVHHQPESETEIALAEIFRPRLGHNNIDIQASLYQLGGNSLMAMRLSRDIEASFGVPMNVSDFMDLGTVNRLATYIDSLTKEVAQENIVEEFSI; encoded by the coding sequence ATGATCGGTTCTCTTTTTGACAACATTAAAAAGTTCACTCATAAAATAGCAGTATGGGATGCTGGAGAAGCATACAGTTACCAAAGACTCGACCGGCTAAGCGACTGTCTGGCAACCCGGATGCAAAGCACTTTTACGACCCAAGAGGCAAAACGTCCGGCTATTTTACCTGTCTATGGTGAGCGCTCTGTTGAATATATTATTGCTGTTTTAGCCTGCTGGAAATTAGGTATTGCCGTCGCACCCATCGCCGTCAACACCCCGGCGAAACGGCTACAATATATTCTGGAGGATCTGCAATCAACAAACTTGCTAGCCTGTTGCGATTTGTCCCAGCCGATGTCCGGTATCAACATTATTTCCTGGAACATAGCACAGCTGGACAGGCAGGAGAGCATTGAAACTTTCCAGGCCTCTCCCGATCTTGCCTATGTGATCTATACCTCGGGCACAACAGGACAACCTAAAGGTTGTGTTATTGGTTTTGATTCGATCACGCCGGTTATCGATGAATATATACGTTATTGTGATATCAGCACGGCATCAAAAATGACTTTTACTGCCAATATAGCTTTTGATGCGGCAATGATAGAAATATTGCCGGCGTTAACAGCTGGCGCTAGTCTCTTTATCATAGATCAGCCAACCTTGCTAAACGTCAATTCACTGGCCAATTTTTATGCTGAACACAAGATCACCTTCAGCTGGCTACCAACACCGATCACAGAAGTCTTAATGAAAGATGAGTCGGTAAATTTACCTCTGAGCCTGAAAACCATACTAACAGCAGGTCAGCGACTAACAGTGCGCCCCCCGGCGCATTGGCATACAAAAATAGAAAATGCCTACGGCCCTACAGAAACCACTATTATCGCCACATCATCGACTGTCAGCCCTTACGGTGACGGCTTACCTGATATAGGTAAACCTTTGCCCGGTATGGAATGCTTTATTCTGGATGACAAGCTTGAGCCGGTAAAAAACGGCGAGGCCGGCCAGCTTTATATAGGCGGCATAGGAGTTTCCAGAGGTTACTTTAACCGCGATGTGTTAACTAAAGAGAAATTCATCAGCTATAGCCATGCAAACGGTAAGACATGCAAACTGTATGCAAGCGGAGATATTTGCCGCATTAACCAGGCAGGTAATTTCGAGTATATAGAACGCCAGGATAAACAAATAAAGCTCAATGGTTTTCGAATCGAATTGGGAGAAATTATTTATCATCTCCTAACGCTACCCAAAGTAAATCAAGCCTATGTTTGCTGCAGGGAATTTTCAGGAAAAGATTACCTGATCGGTTATGTCGTTCCACAACAGGGTGAACAAACAGATAGCAAGGAACTCAAGGCAGCACTGGCGCAACAGGTGCCTGAATATATGATCCCCACCCAGATCATTGAAGTCGACACCTTCGAACTTACCAATAACGGCAAAATTGATGAAACCCGCCTGCCTCAACCGGATTTCAGCGGCACATCAGCACTATCATCGCAGCAAGACGTATGCCTGACGGTTGAAGAAGAAAACTTCCTGGCGATTTTCCAAAAGCATATTGGCGCCCATATCGGCTGGCACAGTGATTTTTTTGCCGCTGGAGGTAATTCAATAGCCGCAGTCAGTATCTCGGCACAAGTATACCGAAAACTCTCTCTGGTATTGCCTTTTGCCGTCATAGAACAACTGCGTCAGCCAGCCCTGATATGGCCATCATTAAAGCAGTCATCGTTTCAAGGCACCATAATCAAACCGGCCCCGACATCGAATGCCGATTATGCATACGCACCACTTTCATCGTCCCAGCGTTCAATCTGGTTTCTCGCCAGTTTAAATCCGGAAGATCGCGCTTATCACGCGAAAGCCCGTGTCAAATTAACCGGGGAAATTGATGCCAATGCCATACAATTCGCTCTTCAACAAATTGTCAACCGCCACAGCATTTTCCGCACGTCCTTTATTCGGGGGGAAGGGGACGGTTTACAGCGAATTCATCGTCAACTTGATGTTGTTTTGCAACAGTTCGACTTTTCCCACCTGCCGGAGCAGGAAACCGAACAGGCGCTGGAACAACTGCTCCAGGTAGATCTCAACCAGGTATTTAAGCTGGATGAACTGCCCTTAGTACGTTGGGCCTTGGTAAAAACGACTCAAGACGAGTCGGTATTGATTCATATTGAACATCACTTAGTGCATGATGGCTGGTCTTACAATATTTTCTTAAAAGACTTTATTTCATCATACCGGGCATACCTGGGAATGGCAGAAGCAGACAAGCACCTTCCGGCTCAATATGCCGACTACTGCACCACTCAACAAGCCTGGCTCTCATCAACGGAAGCCAAACAACAACAGGCATACTGGCAACAGCAGCTCGACGGTGCTCCAGCCAAGATCAATTTACCCAGGCATGTTACCGAGCACAACGATCCCCGGGCAGGCCAGACTATCCGTATGCCTTTACCCCGAAAAAAATGGCAACAGATAGAAGCCTTGGCGGAACAACGCGGCGAAACCATTTTCAGCGTGGTCTTAAGTGTATTTAACCTGATGCTAGCCCGGTATTCCGGTGATAGAGACATCTGCGTAGGCTCTGCATTTTCCAACCGCAACTGGATAAATGCCGATGAAATCATTGGCATGATGATCAATACCGTAGTATTACGTACCCGGCTAAGCCAAGAGCTAACCCTTAACGAATTGTTGCAAGGGTGTTTTTCCACGGTTAGTGAAGCACAGAAAAACCAGAGCCTGCCTTTTGAATATCTGGTCAACTCCCTGAATATAGAGCGTGAAGCCGGTATCAATCCCTTGTTCCAGGTATTTCTTGGTTTTCATGATTCTCCTATGCCAGACCTTGACTTGCCCGGTATAGAAACGGCTAAGGTAATGGAAGCCATTGACAGCAAAGCGGCAAAATTTGACTTATCCCTAATCGTGATCCCCCGGGACGAGCAAGAAGGTGACGACAACCCTGTCCATATGCTGTGGGAGTTTAAAACTTCTGTATATTCTCCCTGGTTGATTGAACAAATGATGGCAGAGTTTTATCTGCTGATGGATCAAGTGCTGACGTCACAAAGCGGCAGCATTAATTCTCTCACGGGACAAAGTCAGGTACTCAAGGGCGTCATAACGCCTGTCTCTGAGCAGACTATATTCAGCCGTTTTCAGCACAGGGCCAAGCAAGACCCGAATGCTGTTGCCATTGAATTTGATGGCACCCGCTTAAGCTACCAGGCGTTACTGGAAAAAGTCGAAACCAAAATACAGGTATTGCTGCAACATGGAATTCACGGCGGCGAGACGAAAGTGGGGATCTGCCTGCCAAGAGGCACAGATATGTTGGTTTGGTTCCTGGCCTGCCAGGCAGCCGGTGCTGCCTACATCCCGCTGGATCCCGGCTACCCTAAAGATCGCATTGACTACATCATCAAACACAGTCAATTGAACGCCCTGATCGGCGAAGGCAACTGTGATTTTGATTGTCTTAATATCCATGCGCAAGCTGAGGCTGTCGGAGCCAAGCTGGCGTTACCGCGAGTGAACCTGTCAGACCCTATGTATATCATATATACCTCGGGTTCCACCGGTCTGCCTAAGGGAGTCGTGATCAGCCATCACGCTTTTGCCAATTTTATCGACGCCATGTCGGAACAATTTCCTTTGCAGGCACACAGCCGCTGGCTGGCATTAACATCCTGTTCCTTTGATATTTCCACCCTGGAATTATTTTTACCCCTGATCTCCGGCGCTACCATAATAATGGCCCGCGATCGAGACAGCCGCGATCCCAAAGCACTTGCGGCCCTGATGCAAGAACACAAAGTGAGCCACTGTCAGGCGACCCCCACAACCTGGCGCAGCCTGGTGGAATCCGGCTGGCAAGGAGATGATCAGCTAACCATCTTATGTGGTGGTGAGCCGCTGGATATCCCCCTGGCCCAATCACTACAGAATTTAGGAGCGGCACTGTTTAACATGTATGGCCCGACAGAAACCACTGTCTGGTCCATGATAAAACAGATCAAGCAACAACCGGTCAAGGGCATTACCCTGGGTCTGCCGATCAACAATACCCGGATTCACCTGCTTGATAAACAAGGTCGGGCCGTTCCTCCGGGGGCTATCGGCCAGTTATGGATTTCAGGAGACGGACTGGCACTTGGCTATCTGCACAATGACCAGCTCACCCGGGAACGTTTTGTTACGGATAAGGCCGGTTTATCCCCCCGATATTACACCGGTGATTTAGCATCACTGAATTCGCACGGCGAACTGGTTTTCCATGGCCGGGATGACAACCAGGTGAAACTGCGGGGTTACCGCATCGAGCTGGGAGAAATAGAGCAAGTGATCCGCCAACTCCCGACCGTCAAAGACGTGGTCGTGGTGGTCCAAAAAGTTGCCGATATAGAACAGTTGATTGCCTTTGTGGTTGCCGGGAAAGAGCAGCAAGAATCCATTCAAGCCCATTGCCAACAGCACCTGCCGCTGTATATGTTGCCTAACCATATGCTGTTGCTGGACAAACTGCCGCAAACCCCCAACGGCAAAGTGGATCGTAATGCCTTACCGGATATTAAGGGACAAAACCCGGTGCATCATCAGCCGGAAAGCGAAACCGAAATTGCCCTGGCCGAAATTTTTAGACCCCGGCTGGGACATAACAACATAGATATCCAAGCCAGCCTTTATCAATTAGGAGGCAACTCCCTGATGGCCATGAGACTATCAAGAGATATCGAGGCCAGCTTCGGAGTGCCCATGAATGTTTCTGATTTTATGGACCTGGGCACAGTTAACAGACTGGCGACCTATATCGACTCACTGACCAAGGAAGTTGCCCAGGAAAATATCGTTGAGGAATTTTCAATATGA
- a CDS encoding efflux RND transporter periplasmic adaptor subunit: MRSISFCLLLLVLQVSAAQGVPDYVAFPATVYTKQTIVLTSEQSGQILSVLDTGQTFNKGELLFQLESDYETRLLALLHEENDILKNKQKTQENLLKNYDRLFDEKLISEELQAAKLINYYNSQALLNNNRQEVTEIQWILDKKSLYAPFSGVVLERYALPVESVRAGDAIMKIANPNELFIKLKIPAGRLDKLDFRQGATLVHNSHSTALELDYLVPQIDAKSNTVEVSYKAPETALLLGQNVQLKLKKLN, encoded by the coding sequence ATGAGAAGTATTAGCTTTTGTTTATTATTGTTGGTTCTGCAGGTCAGTGCCGCTCAGGGGGTACCAGATTATGTCGCTTTCCCCGCCACTGTCTATACCAAACAGACTATCGTGCTCACCAGTGAACAAAGCGGACAAATCTTATCAGTATTGGATACCGGACAAACGTTCAATAAAGGGGAGTTATTGTTTCAACTTGAAAGTGACTATGAAACCAGGTTGTTAGCACTGCTTCATGAAGAGAATGACATACTAAAAAATAAGCAGAAGACACAAGAAAACCTGTTAAAAAACTACGACCGCCTGTTCGATGAAAAGCTGATCTCAGAAGAGCTGCAAGCCGCCAAGCTGATCAATTATTATAACAGTCAGGCGTTGTTAAATAACAACCGTCAGGAAGTCACCGAAATCCAATGGATTCTCGATAAGAAAAGCCTCTATGCCCCCTTCAGCGGTGTGGTACTGGAACGTTATGCATTGCCGGTCGAGTCGGTACGCGCCGGGGATGCCATCATGAAAATTGCCAACCCCAACGAATTGTTTATTAAATTAAAAATCCCCGCAGGCAGGTTAGATAAACTGGATTTTCGCCAGGGGGCTACTTTGGTTCATAACAGTCATAGTACGGCACTGGAGCTGGATTACCTTGTGCCACAAATTGATGCCAAGAGCAATACGGTAGAAGTCAGTTATAAAGCCCCTGAGACAGCTTTATTACTGGGACAAAACGTTCAACTGAAATTAAAAAAATTAAATTAA